The segment CGGGGCAACTGGAGAGCGGCGACCGCCTGGTGCTGGTGACCGATGGCGTCACCGAGGCCGAAGATCCCGAGCACGATTTCTTCGGCGACGAGCGCATGGAGCAGGCGGCGGTGGCGGGCTCGGCCTTTGACAACATCTTCGCCGCCGTCCAGACATTCTGTAAGGGACACCCGTTCAGCGACGATGTCACCATCGTCGAGCTGACCTACCGCGGCTGACCGCCCTGCAACGCCACCTTCATGTGTAGTTCCGTGCCGCCGCGCTCGTAGTGCGCCTCATCCATCAAGCCGCGGATCAGCTGGATTCCCCGTCCGTGGTTCGATTGCAGCCCCTCAGGGGAGAGCGGGTCGGCGACCTCCTTGGGCTCGAAGCCGGGACCGGAGTCGCGCACCACGATCAGCATCTCCGCCGGTTGGGGAAACTCCACCCGGCAGGTGACGGTCTTCGAGGGATCGCTCTGGCAGCCGTGAACG is part of the Terriglobales bacterium genome and harbors:
- a CDS encoding ATP-binding protein; its protein translation is MRIEETFAAKVENIEPMVQRVTDLARELHCDEGKDMEIGLALQEALANAIVHGCQSDPSKTVTCRVEFPQPAEMLIVVRDSGPGFEPKEVADPLSPEGLQSNHGRGIQLIRGLMDEAHYERGGTELHMKVALQGGQPR